The Bacillus sp. BGMRC 2118 DNA segment AATCGGAAAACAAGAGAGTATAGAAACACTAGTAAAGGCAAAGGAAAGAGAAACTGATGCTGAGGTTTTAGTTGAAATTGAAAAAGGACTACAGCTGTTGAATGTGTAAAACGTACATAATCTATTTTAAGGCTCATACGTATAAACTAGAAGAATGCGTAGGGGAGGCAGATTATGGACATCAGGAAGATACTTGAAAAGCATATTACTGAGCGGGTAAATGCACAAGTTGGTCAACGGATACAAACAGCAAATCCAACAGAAATAGAAGTAAGAAAGAAACAATCTATGAATGTTGCCAGAAAGGCGCAAATTATTAAGAGTACAGCCATTATTCAAATCTCAAATGTTGAAGAAAACGATGATAAAACTATTGTATTATACACACTTCAAATGCGAGATATAGTGAAACAAGGCGAACAAATTTATGCAGAAGAATATGAAGAGGAACGTAAGGCGATTGTCCAAAACGGTCATGTCATTCATGATGTTCTCCTTACACCAATTCAAGAGGTAGAACCGTCTGAAGATGAATTAAGTTTTGCGGATGACGCTAGGAATACAAGGTTTGTATACGATCGAAGAGCAGCAGTTCGTTATGCTGAGCAATGGTGGAATGACTATAATCCCAAATATAAAAAGTTTGAGAACGATTGTACCAACTTTATATCTCAGTGTCTGCATGCTGGTGGTGCTCCTATGACAGGGTATCCGAATCGAGGCAAAGGCTGGTGGATGCAAAATAACTCCTGGAGCTATAGTTGGTCGGTTGCACATTCTCTTAGGTTATATCTTGCTAATTCTAAGTCAGGATTACGAGCCGTAGAGAAACGAAGTGCAAGTGAATTAATGCCAGGTGATGTCATTTGCTATGATTTTGAAGGTGATGGAAGGTTCAATCACAATACAATGGTTGTCGCAAAGGATGCAAATGGAATGCCATTAGTGAATGCTCATACAACAAACAGCCGCATGAGATATTGGTCATATGAAGATTCCACAGCCTATACACCAAACATTCAATATAAATTTTTTCATATCGTCGGGTAGCTGATGTTCTCATTTCACATGCTTGTACAAAAAGTGATATAATAGCCTCTAGTTAATGGTTAAATGAGGTGAAGAAAATGGGATTACATGTCGTTATGTTTCAGCCGGAAATCCCTGCGAACACGGGTAATGTTGCACGAAGCTGTGCTGCTACTGATACAACGTTACATTTAATACGTCCGCTTGGTTTTTCAACAGATGATAAAATGTTAAAGCGTGCCGGATTAGATTATTGGCAATATGTTACTGTGCTATATTATGATTCCCTGCAGGAGTTATTTGATAAATATCCAGAAGGAGAATTTTATTTTTTAACAAAGCATGGAAAGAAGCCACATACATCTTTCGACTATAGTGATTCAAACAAAGATGTCTTTTTTGTGTTTGGTAGAGAAACAAAAGGTTTGCCGATGGATGTGATTGAAAACAATATGGAACGCTGTTTACGTATTCCGATGAATGACAATGTTCGTTCATTGAATGTTTCAAACACTGCAGCGATTCTAATCTATGAAGCGTTAAGACAGCAAGACTACCCTGGGTTATCATAAGTAAAAAAAACGACCAAAATTGGTCGTTTTTTTATTTTTTGATTCCTGGTTTTGAATTGTATCCAGCACTAAAGATCGCTGTTAGAAATGCAAGGCTGACACCTAGGATTAAAATTGTACCCATTATAATAACCTCCTTTAGAGACTAGTGTTCCCGAAAACATACATCTATTATAGCGAAGTTGACAAGGGAAGGGAATCCAAAGTGTGACAAAAAAATAAACATTTTTGTAAACTTTATCTTTTCATTAGGCTCTTTTCTAATACTAGATGGATTCTTACCTTTATCTTGTACCAGCATCTTTAATTTATTTCCATAAGAATGATAATGGACGGCTCAGCATAGATTGTAATAATCTCAAGCTTCAACATCAACTTGAAGGAGGTCCTTATGGATATTTTAAGGAAAATAGAACAGCATCGTGAAGAAGAAGAGAGTTTAAGATGGGAAGGTACCTTCGCTGAATACCTAGAGATTTTGAGAGAACGCCCGTATGTGGGCCAGTCTGCTCATTCGAGAGTATATAATATGATTAAGGATGCAGGAATTGATGAAGTAGATGGACGTAAACAATATAACTTCTTTAGTAAGCAAATGTTTGGGCTCGAGGAATCACTAGAGAGGCTAGTGGAGGAGTATTTCCACCCATCTGCCAAGAGATTAGACGTTAGAAAACGTATTCTACTGCTTATGGGTCCAGTTAGTGGTGGTAAGTCAACTCTTGTTGCCATGCTAAAACGTGGTTTGGAACAGTATACACGTACCGATCAAGGAGCTGTTTATGCAATTAAGGGCTGTCCTATGCATGAAGATCCCCTTCATATGATTCCACATCATTTACGTGATGATTTCTTCAAGGAATACGGAGTGAAGATTGAAGGAAACTTATCTCCATTAAATTTAATGAGATTAGAACAAGAATACGGTGGCCGAATTGAGGATGTAATCGTTGAACGAATCTTCCTATCAGAAGATCGCCGTGTTGGGATTGGTACATTCAGTCCATCAGATCCAAAATCACAGGATATTGCTGATTTAACAGGTAGCATAGACTTCTCAACCATTGCCGAGTATGGATCAGAATCAGATCCGCGTGCTTACCGGTTTGATGGTGAGCTAAATAAAGCCAACCGTGGAATGATGGAATTTCAAGAAATGTTAAAATGTGATGAAAAATTCCTATGGCACTTATTATCTCTTACTCAAGAAGGTAATTTTAAAGCGGGCCGTTTCGCGTTAATTTCTGCTGATGAGTTAATTGTTGCTCATACGAATGAAGCGGAATACAGATCCTTTATTTCGAACAAGAAAAATGAGGCTCTTCATTCTAGAATTATTGTGATGCCAGTCCCGTATAACCTAAAGGTTTCAGAAGAGGAAAGAATCTATGCAAAAATGATCAGTGAAAGCGATGTGTCGGATGTTCATATTGCGCCACATACACTTCGTGTTGCAGCGATGTTTACAATCTTAACAAGGTTAAAAGAACCGAAAAAAGGTGATGTAGATCTTGTAAAGAAGATGAGATTGTATGATGGTGAATCGGTGGAAGGCTTTAACTCGGTTGATGTGGAGGAAATGAAGAAGGAGTACCCGGATGAAGGAATGAACGGGATTGACCCTCGCTACGTCATTAACCGAATTTCATCAGCCATCATTCGAAAGGAAACACCATCAATTAATGCACTAGATGTATTACGTTCGTTAAAGGACGGCTTATCTCAACACGCTTCCATCTCAGCAGAGGATCGAGAGCGTTATATGAACTACATTTCTGTTGCTCGTCGTGAATATGATGATATCGCTAAGAAGGAAGTACAAAAGGCATTTGTGTATTCCTATGAGGAATCGGCCAAAACACTTATGGATAACTATCTAGACAATGTTGAAGCATATTGTAATAAAAATAAACTTCGTGATCCATTAACTGGTGAGGAAATGAACCCAGATGAAAAATTAATGAGATCAATTGAAGAGCAAATCGGAATATCTGAAAATGCAAAAAAGGCATTCCGCGAAGAAATTTTGATTCGCATTTCAGCATACGCAAGAAAAGGTCAACGCTTCGACTACAATTCACATGAACGATTACGTGAAGCCATCCAAAAGAAGTTATTTGCAGACTTAAAGGATGTTGTAAAGATTACAACATCATCCAAAACACCGGATGAAGTGCAACTAAAGAAAATCAATGAAGTTGTTGCTAGGTTGATAGAGGAGCACGGGTATAATTCTTCCTCAGCGAATGAGTTATTACGATATGTAGGAAGCCTGTTAAATAGATAACATGAAGGAGTATGTCCTGGTGACATACTCCTTT contains these protein-coding regions:
- the trmL gene encoding tRNA (uridine(34)/cytosine(34)/5-carboxymethylaminomethyluridine(34)-2'-O)-methyltransferase TrmL; amino-acid sequence: MGLHVVMFQPEIPANTGNVARSCAATDTTLHLIRPLGFSTDDKMLKRAGLDYWQYVTVLYYDSLQELFDKYPEGEFYFLTKHGKKPHTSFDYSDSNKDVFFVFGRETKGLPMDVIENNMERCLRIPMNDNVRSLNVSNTAAILIYEALRQQDYPGLS
- a CDS encoding PrkA family serine protein kinase encodes the protein MDILRKIEQHREEEESLRWEGTFAEYLEILRERPYVGQSAHSRVYNMIKDAGIDEVDGRKQYNFFSKQMFGLEESLERLVEEYFHPSAKRLDVRKRILLLMGPVSGGKSTLVAMLKRGLEQYTRTDQGAVYAIKGCPMHEDPLHMIPHHLRDDFFKEYGVKIEGNLSPLNLMRLEQEYGGRIEDVIVERIFLSEDRRVGIGTFSPSDPKSQDIADLTGSIDFSTIAEYGSESDPRAYRFDGELNKANRGMMEFQEMLKCDEKFLWHLLSLTQEGNFKAGRFALISADELIVAHTNEAEYRSFISNKKNEALHSRIIVMPVPYNLKVSEEERIYAKMISESDVSDVHIAPHTLRVAAMFTILTRLKEPKKGDVDLVKKMRLYDGESVEGFNSVDVEEMKKEYPDEGMNGIDPRYVINRISSAIIRKETPSINALDVLRSLKDGLSQHASISAEDRERYMNYISVARREYDDIAKKEVQKAFVYSYEESAKTLMDNYLDNVEAYCNKNKLRDPLTGEEMNPDEKLMRSIEEQIGISENAKKAFREEILIRISAYARKGQRFDYNSHERLREAIQKKLFADLKDVVKITTSSKTPDEVQLKKINEVVARLIEEHGYNSSSANELLRYVGSLLNR
- a CDS encoding amidase domain-containing protein, with amino-acid sequence MDIRKILEKHITERVNAQVGQRIQTANPTEIEVRKKQSMNVARKAQIIKSTAIIQISNVEENDDKTIVLYTLQMRDIVKQGEQIYAEEYEEERKAIVQNGHVIHDVLLTPIQEVEPSEDELSFADDARNTRFVYDRRAAVRYAEQWWNDYNPKYKKFENDCTNFISQCLHAGGAPMTGYPNRGKGWWMQNNSWSYSWSVAHSLRLYLANSKSGLRAVEKRSASELMPGDVICYDFEGDGRFNHNTMVVAKDANGMPLVNAHTTNSRMRYWSYEDSTAYTPNIQYKFFHIVG